Proteins from a genomic interval of Danio rerio strain Tuebingen ecotype United States chromosome 4, GRCz12tu, whole genome shotgun sequence:
- the LOC141381531 gene encoding uncharacterized protein, whose product MTQKWTQPLPAYQPPHVACGPLSPSALALARSWLNVCPMLQRLPSACSPPDGRSQGDQLGREAAAARAGRRPRGHAEDAVPGPGLPQDFSLPRQALEAARGALDRRVLASLVLRGGAGLGGPRGRPPVRGPRLQVHHGVHTGSAHGPGEADYQDAVHPAPNHTPLPGAKEGRRVEKEEEEGEENQVASCTTGSRARSGRRSDAPRASGGFGTPCLPIPGPRPRAELSIFQARLCRCAGCVSSGKLTLGCARSTDLLYGEFEGYQLGSEPTARLRNNVSSKLGRIKAFLGYMAALSEERGPVPRLPIGNPAGRLSSTTLVLIRREVRALIRGIRRRVVVHEVRTKQAKESRLIPKASLVRCQRTAGRKIPALLDSLESNPSTRQQWRFYGFLTGYLTSIPGHRCGVFQNLTIQEVEEASRSPDESSYVNNAKNAHSSEDRRKVAQFMCHDTSTSDKFYALHLGPLQAREPRRLFERALVEEEEEEEEEEDGEAAGTESPPRKGRKRTETPVSPLEGTSRRTLPWHPARGKSQGARPLEPTEDSELS is encoded by the exons ATGACGCAGAAGTGGACGCAGCCTCTGCCCGCTTATCAACCGCCGCACGTGGCGTGTGGGCCCCTTTCCCCCTCTGCATTGGCTCTAGCACGGTCATGGCTGAATGTGTGCCCTATGCTTCAACGTCTACCGTCGGCTTGCTCCCCACCTGACGGCCGTTCACAAGGTGACCAACTCGGACGAGAAGCGGCTGCTGCTCGCGCTGGCCGCCGGCCACGTGGACACGCGGAAGACGCCGTGCCCGGTCCCGGGCTGCCGCAGGACTTCAGCCTGCCTAGACAGGCACTTGAGGCAGCACGCGGAGCTCTCGACCGTCGTGTCCTGGCTAGCCTCGTCCTCCGAGGAGGAGCGGGACTCGGAGGGCCCAGAGGCCGGCCGCCCGTGCGCGGACCGCGGCTACAGGTGCACCACGGAGTGCATACAGGCTCAGCTCACGGACCTGGGGAAGCAGATTACCAAGATGCTGTCCACCCTGCTCCAAATCACACGCCTCTACCGGGAGCTAAGGAGGGGAGAAgggtggagaaggaggaggaagaaggcGAGGAGAACCAGGTCGCCTCTTGCACAACCGGCTCCCGGGCGAGAAGCGGCCGGAGGTCCGACGCCCCCCGAGCCTCCGGAGGCTTTGGAACCCCATGCCTACCCATTCCCGGCCCACGTCCCCGCGCTGAGTTGAGTATATTTCAGGCACGTCTCTGCCGCTGTGCTGGGTGTGTGTCTTCGGGGAAGTTGACTCTTGGTTGTGCTCGTTCCACAGACCTTCTCTATGGGGAGTTCGAAGGGTACCAACTGGGCAGCGAGCCCACCGCCCGCCTGCGGAACAACGTCTCTTCAAAGCTGGGGAGAATTAAAGCCTTCCTTGGTTACATG GCAGCACTATCTGAAGAACGTGGCCCAGTTCCTAGACTACCTATCGGAAACCCCGCCGGCCGCCTCTCCAGCACGACTCTGGTTCTGATTCGACGGGAGGTCAGAGCCCTCATTCGCGGCATACGCCGGCGTGTCGTCGTGCACGAGGTACGGACCAAGCAGGCGAAGGAAAGCAGACTGATCCCCAAGGCCAGCCTAGTGCGCTGTCAACGGACCGCTGGGAGGAAAATTCCCGCCCTGCTAG ATAGCCTCGAGTCCAACCCAAGCACTAGGCAACAGTGGCGCTTTTATGGCTTTCTGACTGGTTACCTAACCTCCATTCCTGGGCACCGCTGTGGAGTCTTCCAGAATCTCACAATCCAGGAGGTTGAAGAGGCCTCCAGAAGCCCCGACGAGTCTTCTTATGTCAATAAC GCAAAGAATGCACACTCTTCAGaggatcgccgcaaggtggcgcaaTTCATGTGCCATGACACTTCAACCTCAGATAAGTTCTACGCACTTCACCTCGGACCTCTCCAAGCACGCGAGCCCCGCAGACTGTTTGAAAGGGccctggtggaggaggaggaggaggaggaggaggaggaggatggggagGCAGCGGGCACTGAAAGCCCCCCGCGGAAAGGGCGCAAGAGGACAGAGACTCCCGTCTCTCCCCTG GAGGGAACCAGCAGGAGGACGCTGCCATGGCACCCTGCCAGGGGGAAAAGCCAGGGCGCTCGCCCACTCGAACCAACAGAAGACTCTGAATTgtcctga